One window of the Benincasa hispida cultivar B227 chromosome 3, ASM972705v1, whole genome shotgun sequence genome contains the following:
- the LOC120074398 gene encoding ferredoxin--NADP reductase, root isozyme, chloroplastic-like, giving the protein MAQSTFSQVAVAVPVGSDLSLKRSVFKINSLNFHDKSWSPVTALNLKLRGNRAIGWQTVCMSVQQASAPKVSIAPLDLEDAKEPPLNLYKPKEPYTATIVSVERLVGPKAPGETCHIVIDHGGNVPYWEGQSYGVIPPGENPKKPGSPHNVRLYSIASTRFGDSFDGKTASLCVRRAVYYDPETGKEDPSKNGVCSNFLCNSKPGDKVQITGPSGKIMLLPEDDPNATHIMIATGTGVAPFRGYLRRMFMESVPTFKFGGLAWLFLGVANTDSLLYDDEFSKYLKDYPDNFRYDRALSREQKNKSGGKMYVQDKIEEYSDEIFKLLDGGAHIYFCGLKGMMPGIQDTLKKVAEQRGEKWEEKLSQLKKNKQWHVEVY; this is encoded by the exons ATGGCCCAGTCTACCTTTTCTCAG GTTGCTGTTGCTGTTCCAGTTGGAAGTGATTTGTCTTTGAAGAGATCAGTATTCAAG ATAAACAGCCTAAACTTCCATGATAAATCATGGTCACCTGTCACAGCCCTGAACTTGAAGCTAAGGGGCAATCGAGCAATAGGTTGGCAAACAGTATGCATGTCAGTGCAACAAGCAAGTGCACCAAAGGTATCCATTGCACCTTTAGACCTTGAGGATGCCAAAGAGCCTCCATTGAATTTATACAAACCAAAAGAACCTTACACCGCAACTATTGTTTCGGTTGAAAGACTTGTTGGTCCAAAAGCACCGGGAGAGACTTGTCATATTGTAATTGATCACGGCGGCAATGTTCCCTATTGGGAAGGTCAGAGCTATGGTGTTATTCCTCCG GGTGAAAATCCAAAGAAACCTGGGAGTCCACACAATGTTCGCCTCTACTCAATTGCATCAACTAGGTTTGGAGATTCTTTTGATGGCAAGACTGCTAGTTTATGTGTCCGCCGTGCTGTTTATTATGACCCTGAAACTGGAAAGGAGGATCCTTCAAAGAACGGAGTATGCAGCAATTTTTTATGCAACTCAAAGCCCGGAGATAAAGTTCAGATCACAG GCCCATCTGGCAAGATAATGCTTCTTCCTGAAGACGATCCAAATGCCACCCACATAATGATTGCTACTGGTACTGGTGTTGCTCCATTTAGAGGTTATCTCCGTCGAATGTTCATGGAGTCCGTACCAACATTCAAATTCGGTGGCCTTGCTTGGCTGTTTCTGGGAGTGGCAAACACCGATAGTCTTTTATATGATGATGAATTCAGCAAATATCTGAAGGACTATCCAGATAACTTCCGCTATGATCGAGCTCTTAGCAGGGAGCAAAAGAACAAGAGTGGAGGGAAAATGTATGTCCAGGACAAGATTGAAGAGTACAGCGATGAAATCTTTAAACTCTTGGATGGCGGGGCTCACATATACTTTTGCGGACTGAAAGGGATGATGCCTGGAATTCAGGACACGCTGAAAAAGGTTGCAGAGCAAAGAGGTGAGAAATGGGAAGAGAAACTTTCGCAGCTTAAAAAGAACAAACAGTGGCATGTTGAAGTTTATTGA